From Aestuariirhabdus haliotis, one genomic window encodes:
- a CDS encoding DUF1329 domain-containing protein yields MLKKKLLVSAIAALSMMAGSAMAAVSADEAAKLGNELTPLGGEKAGNAAGTIPAWDGGITEDKIPSAFKHPGQHYPNPYAGEKPEFVITAENVDQYADNLTPGQLAMFKAYPQTFKMPIYKTHRSHSSPQRVYDATKAAATKAQLSDGGNGVTGAVGATPFPIPQNGLEALWNHVVRYRGEYVVRSASEVAVQRNGNYTLVSSQQEAGFKYYYPDMTDETLENILFYYLSFTKAPARLAGGAVLVHETLDQVKQPRQSWAYNAGQRRVRRAPSISYDTPITDADGLRTADDTDMYNGAPDRYNWKLVGKKEIYIPYNNYNLISSDVKYDQLLQANHVNPEYTRYELHRVWEVEGTLKEGARHIYSKRTLFLDEDSWGAAVVDQYDGRGDLWRVSMAYLINFYDLPTTWTGLDVFHDLQARRYHAQGLANEEPAFVDFSQQIPKARYFKSSSLRRRGTR; encoded by the coding sequence ATGTTGAAAAAGAAATTGTTAGTCAGTGCCATTGCAGCGCTTTCCATGATGGCCGGTTCAGCAATGGCGGCCGTCAGTGCCGATGAAGCCGCTAAGCTTGGTAATGAATTGACCCCTTTGGGTGGTGAGAAGGCCGGTAATGCGGCGGGTACCATTCCGGCTTGGGATGGTGGTATTACGGAAGATAAAATTCCTTCGGCGTTTAAGCACCCGGGCCAGCATTACCCCAACCCTTACGCGGGCGAGAAGCCGGAGTTTGTGATTACGGCTGAAAATGTTGATCAGTATGCCGATAATCTGACCCCTGGCCAGTTGGCGATGTTCAAGGCGTACCCGCAAACCTTCAAGATGCCCATCTACAAGACGCATCGAAGCCACTCCTCTCCGCAGCGTGTTTATGACGCAACCAAGGCCGCTGCCACCAAGGCTCAGCTATCTGATGGTGGTAATGGCGTGACCGGTGCGGTAGGTGCAACCCCGTTCCCAATTCCACAAAATGGACTGGAAGCGCTATGGAACCATGTTGTCCGTTATCGTGGTGAATACGTCGTTCGTAGTGCATCAGAAGTGGCCGTGCAGCGTAACGGTAACTACACCCTGGTGTCTTCGCAGCAGGAAGCGGGCTTTAAGTACTACTACCCGGATATGACCGACGAAACTCTGGAGAACATCCTGTTCTACTACTTGTCGTTCACTAAGGCGCCTGCGCGTTTGGCTGGTGGTGCTGTGCTGGTTCATGAAACTCTGGATCAGGTTAAGCAGCCTCGTCAGTCCTGGGCTTATAACGCCGGGCAGCGTCGCGTTCGTCGCGCACCCAGCATCTCCTACGATACGCCTATCACCGATGCCGATGGTCTGCGTACCGCTGACGATACCGATATGTATAACGGAGCTCCGGATCGTTATAACTGGAAGCTGGTTGGTAAAAAGGAAATCTACATTCCTTACAACAACTACAACCTGATCTCATCTGATGTGAAATATGATCAGTTGTTGCAGGCTAACCATGTTAACCCTGAGTACACTCGATATGAGTTGCACCGCGTGTGGGAAGTTGAAGGAACCCTGAAAGAGGGCGCTCGTCATATCTACTCCAAGCGTACTCTGTTCCTCGACGAGGACAGTTGGGGTGCCGCTGTGGTGGACCAGTACGACGGTCGTGGTGATCTGTGGCGCGTAAGCATGGCTTATCTGATTAACTTCTATGATCTGCCGACCACCTGGACCGGGCTGGATGTATTCCATGACCTGCAGGCACGTCGCTATCACGCTCAGGGTTTGGCGAACGAGGAGCCGGCTTTCGTCGATTTCTCTCAACAGATCCCAAAAGCGCGTTACTTTAAATCCTCTTCTTTGCGTCGCCGCGGAACTCGCTAA